The proteins below come from a single Oncorhynchus keta strain PuntledgeMale-10-30-2019 chromosome 1, Oket_V2, whole genome shotgun sequence genomic window:
- the LOC127911420 gene encoding uncharacterized protein LOC127911420 isoform X14 — MLAHVDSTRCLKRSTGMLAHVDSTRCLKRSTGMLAHVDSTRCLKCSTGMLAHVDSTRCLKRSTGMLAHVDSTRCLKRSTGMLAHVDSTRCLKRSTGMLAHVDSTRCLKRSTGMLAHVDSTRCLKRSTGMLAHVDSTRCLKRSTGMLAHVDSTRCLKRSTGMLAHVDSTRCLKRSTGMLAHVDSTRCLKRSTGMLAHVDSTRCLKRSTGMLAHVDSTRC, encoded by the exons atgctggcccatgttgactctacaaggtgtctaaagcgttccacagggatgctggcccatgttgactctacaaggtgtctaaagcgttccacagggatgctggcccatgttgactctacaaggtgtctaaagtgttccacagggatgctggcccatgttgactctacaag gtgtctaaagcgttccacagggatgctggcccatgttgactctacaag gtgtctaaagcgttccacagggatgctggcccatgttgactctacaaggtgtctaaagcgttccacagggatgctggcccatgttgactctacaaggtgtctaaagcgttccacagggatgctggcccatgttgactctacaaggtgtctaaagcgttccacagggatgctggcccatgttgactctacaaggtgtctaaagcgttccacagggatgctggcccatgttgactctacaaggtgtctaaagcgttccacagggatgctggcccatgttgactctacaag gtgtctaaagcgttccacagggatgctggcccatgttgactctacaaggtgtctaaagcgttccacagggatgctggcccatgttgactctacaag gtgtctaaagcgttccacagggatgctggcccatgttgactctacaaggtgttga
- the LOC127911420 gene encoding uncharacterized protein LOC127911420 isoform X20 produces the protein MLAHVDSTRCLKRSTGMLAHVDSTRCLKRSTGMLAHVDSTRCLKCSTGMLAHVDSTRCLKRSTGMLAHVDSTRCLKRSTGMLAHVDSTRCLKRSTGMLAHVDSTRCLKRSTGMLAHVDSTRCLKRSTGMLAHVDSTRCLKRSTGMLAHVDSTRCLKRSTGMLAHVDSTRCLKRSTGMLAHVDSTRCLKRSTGMLAHVDSTRCLKRSTGMLAHVDSTRC, from the exons atgctggcccatgttgactctacaaggtgtctaaagcgttccacagggatgctggcccatgttgactctacaaggtgtctaaagcgttccacagggatgctggcccatgttgactctacaaggtgtctaaagtgttccacagggatgctggcccatgttgactctacaag gtgtctaaagcgttccacagggatgctggcccatgttgactctacaag gtgtctaaagcgttccacagggatgctggcccatgttgactctacaaggtgtctaaagcgttccacagggatgctggcccatgttgactctacaaggtgtctaaagcgttccacagggatgctggcccatgttgactctacaaggtgtctaaagcgttccacagggatgctggcccatgttgactctacaaggtgtctaaagcgttccacagggatgctggcccatgttgactctacaag gtgtctaaagcgttccacagggatgctggcccatgttgactctacaaggtgtctaaagcgttccacagggatgctggcccatgttgactctacaag gtgtctaaagcgttccacagggatgctggcccatgttgactctacaag gtgtctaaagcgttccacagggatgctggcccatgttgactctacaaggtgttga
- the LOC127911420 gene encoding uncharacterized protein LOC127911420 isoform X13 produces the protein MLAHVDSTRCLKRSTGMLAHVDSTRCLKRSTGMLAHVDSTRCLKCSTGMLAHVDSTRCLKRSTGMLAHVDSTRCLKRSTGMLAHVDSTRCLKRSTGMLAHVDSTRCLKRSTGMLAHVDSTRCLKRSTGMLAHVDSTRCLKRSTGMLAHVDSTRCLKRSTGMLAHVDSTRCLKRSTGMLAHVDSTRCLKRSTGMLAHVDSTRCLKRSTGMLAHVDSTRC, from the exons atgctggcccatgttgactctacaaggtgtctaaagcgttccacagggatgctggcccatgttgactctacaaggtgtctaaagcgttccacagggatgctggcccatgttgactctacaaggtgtctaaagtgttccacagggatgctggcccatgttgactctacaag gtgtctaaagcgttccacagggatgctggcccatgttgactctacaag gtgtctaaagcgttccacagggatgctggcccatgttgactctacaaggtgtctaaagcgttccacagggatgctggcccatgttgactctacaaggtgtctaaagcgttccacagggatgctggcccatgttgactctacaaggtgtctaaagcgttccacagggatgctggcccatgttgactctacaaggtgtctaaagcgttccacagggatgctggcccatgttgactctacaaggtgtctaaagcgttccacagggatgctggcccatgttgactctacaag gtgtctaaagcgttccacagggatgctggcccatgttgactctacaag gtgtctaaagcgttccacagggatgctggcccatgttgactctacaag gtgtctaaagcgttccacagggatgctggcccatgttgactctacaaggtgttga
- the LOC127911420 gene encoding uncharacterized protein LOC127911420 isoform X26 produces MLAHVDSTRCLKRSTGMLAHVDSTRCLKRSTGMLAHVDSTRCLKCSTGMLAHVDSTRCLKRSTGMLAHVDSTRCLKRSTGMLAHVDSTRCLKRSTGMLAHVDSTRCLKRSTGMLAHVDSTRCLKCSTGMLAHVDSTRCLKRSTGMLAHVDSTRCLKRSTGMLAHVDSTRCLKRSTGMLAHVDSTRCLKRSTGMLAHVDSTRC; encoded by the exons atgctggcccatgttgactctacaaggtgtctaaagcgttccacagggatgctggcccatgttgactctacaaggtgtctaaagcgttccacagggatgctggcccatgttgactctacaaggtgtctaaagtgttccacagggatgctggcccatgttgactctacaag gtgtctaaagcgttccacagggatgctggcccatgttgactctacaag gtgtctaaagcgttccacagggatgctggcccatgttgactctacaaggtgtctaaagcgttccacagggatgctggcccatgttgactctacaaggtgtctaaagcgttccacagggatgctggcccatgttgactctacaag gtgtctaaagtgttccacagggatgctggcccatgttgactctacaaggtgtctaaagcgttccacagggatgctggcccatgttgactctacaaggtgtctaaagcgttccacagggatgctggcccatgttgactctacaag gtgtctaaagcgttccacagggatgctggcccatgttgactctacaag gtgtctaaagcgttccacagggatgctggcccatgttgactctacaaggtgttga
- the LOC127911420 gene encoding uncharacterized protein LOC127911420 isoform X4: protein MLAHVDSTRCLKRSTGMLAHVDSTRCLKRSTGMLAHVDSTRCLKCSTGMLAHVDSTRCLKRSTGMLAHVDSTRCLKRSTGMLAHVDSTRCLKRSTGMLAHVDSTRCLKRSTGMLAHVDSTRCLKRSTGMLAHVDSTRCLKRSTGMLAHVDSTRCLKRSTGMLAHVDSTRCLKCSTGMLAHVDSTRCLKRSTGMLAHVDSTRCLKRSTGMLAHVDSTRCLKRSTGMLAHVDSTRC from the exons atgctggcccatgttgactctacaaggtgtctaaagcgttccacagggatgctggcccatgttgactctacaaggtgtctaaagcgttccacagggatgctggcccatgttgactctacaaggtgtctaaagtgttccacagggatgctggcccatgttgactctacaag gtgtctaaagcgttccacagggatgctggcccatgttgactctacaag gtgtctaaagcgttccacagggatgctggcccatgttgactctacaaggtgtctaaagcgttccacagggatgctggcccatgttgactctacaaggtgtctaaagcgttccacagggatgctggcccatgttgactctacaaggtgtctaaagcgttccacagggatgctggcccatgttgactctacaaggtgtctaaagcgttccacagggatgctggcccatgttgactctacaaggtgtctaaagcgttccacagggatgctggcccatgttgactctacaag gtgtctaaagtgttccacagggatgctggcccatgttgactctacaaggtgtctaaagcgttccacagggatgctggcccatgttgactctacaaggtgtctaaagcgttccacagggatgctggcccatgttgactctacaag gtgtctaaagcgttccacagggatgctggcccatgttgactctacaaggtgttga
- the LOC127911420 gene encoding uncharacterized protein LOC127911420 isoform X9, whose amino-acid sequence MLAHVDSTRCLKRSTGMLAHVDSTRCLKRSTGMLAHVDSTRCLKRSTGMLAHVDSTRCLKRSTGMLAHVDSTRCLKRSTGMLAHVDSTRCLKRSTGMLAHVDSTRCLKRSTGMLAHVDSTRCLKRSTGMLAHVDSTRCLKRSTGMLAHVDSTRCLKCSTGMLAHVDSTRCLKRSTGMLAHVDSTRCLKRSTGMLAHVDSTRCLKRSTGMLAHVDSTRCLKRSTGMLAHVDSTRC is encoded by the exons atgctggcccatgttgactctacaaggtgtctaaagcgttccacagggatgctggcccatgttgactctacaaggtgtctaaagcgttccacagggatgctggcccatgttgactctacaag gtgtctaaagcgttccacagggatgctggcccatgttgactctacaag gtgtctaaagcgttccacagggatgctggcccatgttgactctacaaggtgtctaaagcgttccacagggatgctggcccatgttgactctacaaggtgtctaaagcgttccacagggatgctggcccatgttgactctacaaggtgtctaaagcgttccacagggatgctggcccatgttgactctacaaggtgtctaaagcgttccacagggatgctggcccatgttgactctacaaggtgtctaaagcgttccacagggatgctggcccatgttgactctacaag gtgtctaaagtgttccacagggatgctggcccatgttgactctacaaggtgtctaaagcgttccacagggatgctggcccatgttgactctacaaggtgtctaaagcgttccacagggatgctggcccatgttgactctacaag gtgtctaaagcgttccacagggatgctggcccatgttgactctacaag gtgtctaaagcgttccacagggatgctggcccatgttgactctacaaggtgttga
- the LOC127911420 gene encoding uncharacterized protein LOC127911420 isoform X16 — translation MLAHVDSTRCLKRSTGMLAHVDSTRCLKRSTGMLAHVDSTRCLKCSTGMLAHVDSTRCLKRSTGMLAHVDSTRCLKRSTGMLAHVDSTRCLKRSTGMLAHVDSTRCLKRSTGMLAHVDSTRCLKRSTGMLAHVDSTRCLKCSTGMLAHVDSTRCLKRSTGMLAHVDSTRCLKRSTGMLAHVDSTRCLKRSTGMLAHVDSTRCLKRSTGMLAHVDSTRC, via the exons atgctggcccatgttgactctacaaggtgtctaaagcgttccacagggatgctggcccatgttgactctacaaggtgtctaaagcgttccacagggatgctggcccatgttgactctacaaggtgtctaaagtgttccacagggatgctggcccatgttgactctacaag gtgtctaaagcgttccacagggatgctggcccatgttgactctacaag gtgtctaaagcgttccacagggatgctggcccatgttgactctacaaggtgtctaaagcgttccacagggatgctggcccatgttgactctacaaggtgtctaaagcgttccacagggatgctggcccatgttgactctacaaggtgtctaaagcgttccacagggatgctggcccatgttgactctacaag gtgtctaaagtgttccacagggatgctggcccatgttgactctacaaggtgtctaaagcgttccacagggatgctggcccatgttgactctacaaggtgtctaaagcgttccacagggatgctggcccatgttgactctacaag gtgtctaaagcgttccacagggatgctggcccatgttgactctacaag gtgtctaaagcgttccacagggatgctggcccatgttgactctacaaggtgttga
- the LOC127911420 gene encoding uncharacterized protein LOC127911420 isoform X2, which yields MLAHVDSTRCLKRSTGMLAHVDSTRCLKRSTGMLAHVDSTRCLKCSTGMLAHVDSTRCLKRSTGMLAHVDSTRCLKRSTGMLAHVDSTRCLKRSTGMLAHVDSTRCLKRSTGMLAHVDSTRCLKRSTGMLAHVDSTRCLKRSTGMLAHVDSTRCLKRSTGMLAHVDSTRCLKRSTGMLAHVDSTRCLKRSTGMLAHVDSTRCLKRSTGMLAHVDSTRCLKRSTGMLAHVDSTRC from the exons atgctggcccatgttgactctacaaggtgtctaaagcgttccacagggatgctggcccatgttgactctacaaggtgtctaaagcgttccacagggatgctggcccatgttgactctacaaggtgtctaaagtgttccacagggatgctggcccatgttgactctacaag gtgtctaaagcgttccacagggatgctggcccatgttgactctacaag gtgtctaaagcgttccacagggatgctggcccatgttgactctacaaggtgtctaaagcgttccacagggatgctggcccatgttgactctacaaggtgtctaaagcgttccacagggatgctggcccatgttgactctacaaggtgtctaaagcgttccacagggatgctggcccatgttgactctacaaggtgtctaaagcgttccacagggatgctggcccatgttgactctacaaggtgtctaaagcgttccacagggatgctggcccatgttgactctacaag gtgtctaaagcgttccacagggatgctggcccatgttgactctacaaggtgtctaaagcgttccacagggatgctggcccatgttgactctacaag gtgtctaaagcgttccacagggatgctggcccatgttgactctacaag gtgtctaaagcgttccacagggatgctggcccatgttgactctacaaggtgttga
- the LOC127911420 gene encoding uncharacterized protein LOC127911420 isoform X25 gives MLAHVDSTRCLKRSTGMLAHVDSTRCLKRSTGMLAHVDSTRCLKCSTGMLAHVDSTRCLKRSTGMLAHVDSTRCLKRSTGMLAHVDSTRCLKRSTGMLAHVDSTRCLKRSTGMLAHVDSTRCLKRSTGMLAHVDSTRCLKRSTGMLAHVDSTRCLKRSTGMLAHVDSTRCLKRSTGMLAHVDSTRCLKRSTGMLAHVDSTRC, from the exons atgctggcccatgttgactctacaaggtgtctaaagcgttccacagggatgctggcccatgttgactctacaaggtgtctaaagcgttccacagggatgctggcccatgttgactctacaaggtgtctaaagtgttccacagggatgctggcccatgttgactctacaag gtgtctaaagcgttccacagggatgctggcccatgttgactctacaag gtgtctaaagcgttccacagggatgctggcccatgttgactctacaaggtgtctaaagcgttccacagggatgctggcccatgttgactctacaaggtgtctaaagcgttccacagggatgctggcccatgttgactctacaaggtgtctaaagcgttccacagggatgctggcccatgttgactctacaaggtgtctaaagcgttccacagggatgctggcccatgttgactctacaaggtgtctaaagcgttccacagggatgctggcccatgttgactctacaag gtgtctaaagcgttccacagggatgctggcccatgttgactctacaag gtgtctaaagcgttccacagggatgctggcccatgttgactctacaaggtgttga
- the LOC127911420 gene encoding uncharacterized protein LOC127911420 isoform X12, which produces MLAHVDSTRCLKRSTGMLAHVDSTRCLKRSTGMLAHVDSTRCLKCSTGMLAHVDSTRCLKRSTGMLAHVDSTRCLKRSTGMLAHVDSTRCLKRSTGMLAHVDSTRCLKRSTGMLAHVDSTRCLKRSTGMLAHVDSTRCLKCSTGMLAHVDSTRCLKRSTGMLAHVDSTRCLKRSTGMLAHVDSTRCLKRSTGMLAHVDSTRCLKRSTGMLAHVDSTRC; this is translated from the exons atgctggcccatgttgactctacaaggtgtctaaagcgttccacagggatgctggcccatgttgactctacaaggtgtctaaagcgttccacagggatgctggcccatgttgactctacaaggtgtctaaagtgttccacagggatgctggcccatgttgactctacaag gtgtctaaagcgttccacagggatgctggcccatgttgactctacaaggtgtctaaagcgttccacagggatgctggcccatgttgactctacaaggtgtctaaagcgttccacagggatgctggcccatgttgactctacaaggtgtctaaagcgttccacagggatgctggcccatgttgactctacaaggtgtctaaagcgttccacagggatgctggcccatgttgactctacaag gtgtctaaagtgttccacagggatgctggcccatgttgactctacaaggtgtctaaagcgttccacagggatgctggcccatgttgactctacaaggtgtctaaagcgttccacagggatgctggcccatgttgactctacaag gtgtctaaagcgttccacagggatgctggcccatgttgactctacaag gtgtctaaagcgttccacagggatgctggcccatgttgactctacaaggtgttga
- the LOC127911420 gene encoding uncharacterized protein LOC127911420 isoform X24 gives MLAHVDSTRCLKRSTGMLAHVDSTRCLKRSTGMLAHVDSTRCLKCSTGMLAHVDSTRCLKRSTGMLAHVDSTRCLKRSTGMLAHVDSTRCLKRSTGMLAHVDSTRCLKRSTGMLAHVDSTRCLKRSTGMLAHVDSTRCLKRSTGMLAHVDSTRCLKRSTGMLAHVDSTRCLKRSTGMLAHVDSTRCLKRSTGMLAHVDSTRC, from the exons atgctggcccatgttgactctacaaggtgtctaaagcgttccacagggatgctggcccatgttgactctacaaggtgtctaaagcgttccacagggatgctggcccatgttgactctacaaggtgtctaaagtgttccacagggatgctggcccatgttgactctacaag gtgtctaaagcgttccacagggatgctggcccatgttgactctacaag gtgtctaaagcgttccacagggatgctggcccatgttgactctacaaggtgtctaaagcgttccacagggatgctggcccatgttgactctacaaggtgtctaaagcgttccacagggatgctggcccatgttgactctacaaggtgtctaaagcgttccacagggatgctggcccatgttgactctacaaggtgtctaaagcgttccacagggatgctggcccatgttgactctacaaggtgtctaaagcgttccacagggatgctggcccatgttgactctacaag gtgtctaaagcgttccacagggatgctggcccatgttgactctacaaggtgtctaaagcgttccacagggatgctggcccatgttgactctacaag gtgttga
- the LOC127911420 gene encoding uncharacterized protein LOC127911420 isoform X7 gives MLAHVDSTRCLKRSTGMLAHVDSTRCLKRSTGMLAHVDSTRCLKCSTGMLAHVDSTRCLKRSTGMLAHVDSTRCLKRSTGMLAHVDSTRCLKRSTGMLAHVDSTRCLKRSTGMLAHVDSTRCLKRSTGMLAHVDSTRCLKRSTGMLAHVDSTRCLKCSTGMLAHVDSTRCLKRSTGMLAHVDSTRCLKRSTGMLAHVDSTRCLKRSTGMLAHVDSTRCLKRSTGMLAHVDSTRC, from the exons atgctggcccatgttgactctacaaggtgtctaaagcgttccacagggatgctggcccatgttgactctacaaggtgtctaaagcgttccacagggatgctggcccatgttgactctacaaggtgtctaaagtgttccacagggatgctggcccatgttgactctacaag gtgtctaaagcgttccacagggatgctggcccatgttgactctacaag gtgtctaaagcgttccacagggatgctggcccatgttgactctacaaggtgtctaaagcgttccacagggatgctggcccatgttgactctacaaggtgtctaaagcgttccacagggatgctggcccatgttgactctacaaggtgtctaaagcgttccacagggatgctggcccatgttgactctacaaggtgtctaaagcgttccacagggatgctggcccatgttgactctacaag gtgtctaaagtgttccacagggatgctggcccatgttgactctacaaggtgtctaaagcgttccacagggatgctggcccatgttgactctacaaggtgtctaaagcgttccacagggatgctggcccatgttgactctacaag gtgtctaaagcgttccacagggatgctggcccatgttgactctacaag gtgtctaaagcgttccacagggatgctggcccatgttgactctacaaggtgttga
- the LOC127911420 gene encoding uncharacterized protein LOC127911420 isoform X1, whose amino-acid sequence MLAHVDSTRCLKRSTGMLAHVDSTRCLKRSTGMLAHVDSTRCLKCSTGMLAHVDSTRCLKRSTGMLAHVDSTRCLKRSTGMLAHVDSTRCLKRSTGMLAHVDSTRCLKRSTGMLAHVDSTRCLKRSTGMLAHVDSTRCLKRSTGMLAHVDSTRCLKRSTGMLAHVDSTRCLKCSTGMLAHVDSTRCLKRSTGMLAHVDSTRCLKRSTGMLAHVDSTRCLKRSTGMLAHVDSTRCLKRSTGMLAHVDSTRC is encoded by the exons atgctggcccatgttgactctacaaggtgtctaaagcgttccacagggatgctggcccatgttgactctacaaggtgtctaaagcgttccacagggatgctggcccatgttgactctacaaggtgtctaaagtgttccacagggatgctggcccatgttgactctacaag gtgtctaaagcgttccacagggatgctggcccatgttgactctacaag gtgtctaaagcgttccacagggatgctggcccatgttgactctacaaggtgtctaaagcgttccacagggatgctggcccatgttgactctacaaggtgtctaaagcgttccacagggatgctggcccatgttgactctacaaggtgtctaaagcgttccacagggatgctggcccatgttgactctacaaggtgtctaaagcgttccacagggatgctggcccatgttgactctacaaggtgtctaaagcgttccacagggatgctggcccatgttgactctacaag gtgtctaaagtgttccacagggatgctggcccatgttgactctacaaggtgtctaaagcgttccacagggatgctggcccatgttgactctacaaggtgtctaaagcgttccacagggatgctggcccatgttgactctacaag gtgtctaaagcgttccacagggatgctggcccatgttgactctacaag gtgtctaaagcgttccacagggatgctggcccatgttgactctacaaggtgttga
- the LOC127911420 gene encoding uncharacterized protein LOC127911420 isoform X15 codes for MLAHVDSTRCLKRSTGMLAHVDSTRCLKRSTGMLAHVDSTRCLKRSTGMLAHVDSTRCLKRSTGMLAHVDSTRCLKRSTGMLAHVDSTRCLKRSTGMLAHVDSTRCLKRSTGMLAHVDSTRCLKRSTGMLAHVDSTRCLKCSTGMLAHVDSTRCLKRSTGMLAHVDSTRCLKRSTGMLAHVDSTRCLKRSTGMLAHVDSTRCLKRSTGMLAHVDSTRC; via the exons atgctggcccatgttgactctacaaggtgtctaaagcgttccacagggatgctggcccatgttgactctacaaggtgtctaaagcgttccacagggatgctggcccatgttgactctacaag gtgtctaaagcgttccacagggatgctggcccatgttgactctacaaggtgtctaaagcgttccacagggatgctggcccatgttgactctacaaggtgtctaaagcgttccacagggatgctggcccatgttgactctacaaggtgtctaaagcgttccacagggatgctggcccatgttgactctacaaggtgtctaaagcgttccacagggatgctggcccatgttgactctacaaggtgtctaaagcgttccacagggatgctggcccatgttgactctacaag gtgtctaaagtgttccacagggatgctggcccatgttgactctacaaggtgtctaaagcgttccacagggatgctggcccatgttgactctacaaggtgtctaaagcgttccacagggatgctggcccatgttgactctacaag gtgtctaaagcgttccacagggatgctggcccatgttgactctacaag gtgtctaaagcgttccacagggatgctggcccatgttgactctacaaggtgttga
- the LOC127911420 gene encoding uncharacterized protein LOC127911420 isoform X17 produces the protein MLAHVDSTRCLKRSTGMLAHVDSTRCLKRSTGMLAHVDSTRCLKCSTGMLAHVDSTRCLKRSTGMLAHVDSTRCLKRSTGMLAHVDSTRCLKRSTGMLAHVDSTRCLKRSTGMLAHVDSTRCLKRSTGMLAHVDSTRCLKRSTGMLAHVDSTRCLKRSTGMLAHVDSTRCLKCSTGMLAHVDSTRCLKRSTGMLAHVDSTRCLKRSTGMLAHVDSTRC, from the exons atgctggcccatgttgactctacaaggtgtctaaagcgttccacagggatgctggcccatgttgactctacaaggtgtctaaagcgttccacagggatgctggcccatgttgactctacaaggtgtctaaagtgttccacagggatgctggcccatgttgactctacaag gtgtctaaagcgttccacagggatgctggcccatgttgactctacaag gtgtctaaagcgttccacagggatgctggcccatgttgactctacaaggtgtctaaagcgttccacagggatgctggcccatgttgactctacaaggtgtctaaagcgttccacagggatgctggcccatgttgactctacaaggtgtctaaagcgttccacagggatgctggcccatgttgactctacaaggtgtctaaagcgttccacagggatgctggcccatgttgactctacaaggtgtctaaagcgttccacagggatgctggcccatgttgactctacaag gtgtctaaagtgttccacagggatgctggcccatgttgactctacaaggtgtctaaagcgttccacagggatgctggcccatgttgactctacaaggtgtctaaagcgttccacagggatgctggcccatgttgactctacaag gtgttga